In Dromiciops gliroides isolate mDroGli1 chromosome 4, mDroGli1.pri, whole genome shotgun sequence, one DNA window encodes the following:
- the LOC122756326 gene encoding gastricsin-like — protein sequence MMKWLIIALVCLHFSEADKIIKVPLKRFKSMKHVMKEKGVLHDYLRNHKRDPATKYFNQFAVGYEPLDNYMDMSYYGEISIGTPPQNFLVLFDTGSSNLWVASTYCQSQACTNHPLFNPSESSTYSSNGQTFSLQYGTGSLTGVFGYDTVTIQGISITNQEFGLSETEPGTNFVYAQFDGILGLAYPAISSGGATTVMQGFLQENLLSAPVFAFYLSGNENSDNGGELVFGGVDSSIYTGDIYWSPVTEEAYWQIAINGFSIGGQSTGWCSEGCQAIVDTGTSLLTAPQQIFSELMQYIGAEEDENGDYLVSCSNIQSLPTISFNINGVNFPLPPSAYVLPGNSNYCEVGIMPTYLPSQNGQPLWILGDVFLRNYYSVYDLGNNRVGFANLA from the exons aTGATGAAGTGGCTAATTATTGCTCTTGTCTGCCTCCACTTTTCAGAGGCAGACAAGATAATCAA GGTCCCTCTGAAGAGGTTCAAGTCCATGAAGCATGTGATGAAGGAGAAAGGTGTGCTGCATGACTACCTGAGGAACCACAAACGGGACCCTGCCACCAAGTACTTCAACCAGTTTGCTGTTGGCTATGAACCTCTGGACAATTATATGGAT ATGTCTTACTATGGGGAGATCAGCATCGGGACCCCACCCCAGAACTTCCTGGTCCTCTTTGACACTGGCTCCTCCAACCTGTGGGTGGCCTCCACCTATTGCCAGAGCCAGGCCTGCA CCAATCACCCCCTGTTCAACCCCAGCGAGTCTTCCACCTACTCCAGCAATGGACAGACCTTCTCTCTTCAGTATGGAACAGGGAGCCTTACTGGAGTCTTTGGCTATGACACTGTGACC ATCCAGGGCATCTCCATCACCAACCAGGAGTTTGGCCTGAGTGAGACTGAGCCTGGCACCAACTTTGTGTATGCCCAGTTTGATGGGATCCTGGGCCTGGCCTATCCTGCCATCAGCTCTGGTGGGGCCACCACTGTGATGCAGGGCTTCCTGCAAGAGAACCTGCTCAGTGCCCCAGTCTTTGCCTTCTACCTTAGCGG GAATGAGAATTCTGACAATGGTGGTGAACTTGTTTTTGGGGGAGTGGACAGCAGCATATACACTGGAGACATCTACTGGTCCCCTGTCACTGAGGAAGCTTACTGGCAGATTGCCATTAATGG GTTCTCCATTGGAGGCCAGTCCACTGGCTGGTGCTCTGAAGGTTGCCAGGCTATTGTGGACACTGGCACTTCCCTCCTCACTGCCCCCCAGCAGATCTTCTCTGAGCTGATGCAGTACATTGGAGCTGAGGAGGATGAAAATGGAGAT TACTTGGTCAGTTGCAGCAACATCCAGAGCTTGCCCACCATCTCCTTCAACATCAATGGTGTgaacttccctcttcctccctctgcctATGTGCTGCCG GGCAACAGCAATTACTGTGAGGTGGGGATCATGCCCACTTACCTGCCCTCCCAGAATGGCCAGCCTCTCTGGATCCTTGGGGATGTTTTCCTCAGGAACTACTACTCTGTCTACGACCTTGGCAACAACAGGGTGGGCTTTGCCAACCTAGCCTAA